The genomic region tagacgttatcataacgataatcgttatatatatcatttcgagtttcttaacttagtaatctcatttcttatgtatatcacacattgttaatatacttagtgagatacttactcatcataatctcatgtcaaccatatatatatgtctatatataccacaacatgtagtttttacaaatttgtaacgttcgtgaatcgccggtcaacttgggtggtcaattgtctatatgaaacttatttcatttaatcaagtcttaacaagtttgattgcttaacacgttggaaacatttatttatgtaaatatcaatctcaattaatatatataaacatggaaaagttcgggtcactacaatgtctgAACTTGAAGGGGGAAACTAGGGACACCCAAATGAGTAATCTTGATTTTGGAGACCCTCTTTATTTGCACCCAAGTGACACCAGTACCACTGCCATCATTTCTTTAAAATTAAAGGGTACTGAAAATTATAATGTATGGAGTATAGCTATGTTATTAGCCCTACAAACTAAAAATAAGCTTGGCTTCATTGATGGTTCTGTTGCAAAATCTTAAACTGATAATGTGCTTGCTATGCAATGGGATAGGTGTAACTCTGTTGTGCTCGCTTGGATTCTTAATTCAATATCTGAGGAATTGTTTTCAGGACAAGTTTTTTCTCAACTTGCTAAAACTGTTTGGGATAAATTAAAGGAAACCTATGACCAAATTGATGGTTCTATTACCTTTAATCTTTATCAAAGTGTTAACACCGTGTCTCAAAATGGCAGTCCTATTTCTGATTATTATCACAAACTTAATGCTTTATGGAAACAGCTTGATGCTTTGGTCAAATTACCTTCTTGCACCTGCACTGCTAATGCTGAGTTTAAAAAGCATAATGATTTGATCAAACTAATGCAATTTTTGATGGGGTTAGATGATTACTATGTGAACATTTGGAGTAATATCTTAATGCAAGATCCTCTCCCTAATGTTCAAACTGCTTTTTCAATTGTTTCAAGAGAAGAATCACATAAAAAAATTTCAAAAGTCAATTATGTTCGTAAAACCCCAAACTCATCTTTTCTGGTGTCTAAAACTTTTGATAACACAAAAAGATTTTGTTGAGGACCAAACCCTAATCTTAAATGCTCTTAGTGCAATAAAACTGGCCATACCATTGAAAGGTGTTATGAGATTGTGGGATTCCCACCTCGTTGGGTTAAAAgtaggggtgttcaaaaccggatatccgaaaattcggatatccgaaaattcggatagtgattTTGGTCATctgaaatccgaatccgaaatttcggatatccgaaattcgaaTATCCGAAATTTTGGATTCGGATTCCGGATAATCCAAATATCCGAaatctatattaaatatataaaaattgtaaaaaaaaaaaacaaatgacaAACACAAAATGGAGAACTAATAGAAAATGATTCTACCAAGAAAATTGATAAATATGTACATGAACTTATTATACAACACTATAAGCAATAACAGAACACAATAGATTATGTACCAAATCTCCAATAGTCCATTAAAATAAAGTATACAGTAGTGGTCGTGATTTAAAAGATATAATTAAAACTCAATTTGGTGTTGGACTACAGTGCAGCTCGGACTGTAAGAGTAAAATCAAAGTTGTTGATTCAGAGTTGCACCTTCGGAAGCTTAAGTCTCATGAGGTCATACATTATTACGATTTATTTGAGACGAGATTATTAGATGAAGAGATGAAGATGCGATGACTGATGAGAATAGAAGATGAAATCGGCTTCTAGTCAGAGAGAAAGAAAGTACTCCGTAGTTTGTTACTTAGATCtagggttttctaaattataagtgGAAATGTAAATGCAAATTGTACGCTTCTTTTCACCTTTTGGGCCTTGGGCCTTATCCAGTCCTCTCCTACAATAATATATTACAAATATACAAATATcatttattagtaatatatattttcggatatcggatatcCGATTATCCGAATATTTTGAAAAGCTCTATCCGAAACCCGAATcccaaaaatcggatatccgaaaatccagatatccgatttttcggatattttcggatcggattttcgAATTTTTCGGATTGCGGATTCGGATTCGGTTATAATGAACACCCCTAGTTAAAAGGGCTGGAAATAGTCAAAACTTTAATAAATCTGCTATGAGCAATGATATTTTTGTTGAAAATAAACCTGGAAATTTAAAGTCTGAAAATCTGGGATTAAGCAATGAGCAAATGATGAAGTTGATGGAGTTAATTAATGATAAGTCTGGGTCTGGAAATGTGCAAGCTAATGCAGCAGGTACATTTTTCAATTTTAGTCTTAAATTTAATGAAAATTTCAAAAACTTCTTTAAAAGTAATGTTTCTGAATGTGATCTTAATAATGATCCTGGGTGGATCATTGACTCTGGAGCATCTCAACACATGACTGGATCCCTAAAATCCTTAAAAATTTTTTTgatgtgtgataatgctaaaaacaaacatatatttcatagcattattcctcaagaaagacaagcttttagttgcaattgtcctatttacaagtgatattcgtttaaataataaaaggtgaagacaaagggcagattcgacgaattgaagacgcaaacgaccaaaaagctcaaaagtacaaaagacaatcaaagaggttccaattattgataagaaacgtctcaaaattacaagagtacaagattcaaaacgcaaagtacaagatattaaattgtacgcaaggacgttcgaaaatccgaaactgggaccagagtcaactctcaacgcttgacgcaacggactaaaaattacaagtcaactatgcacataaatataatataatatttaaataattcttataattatttatatattatatattatattattaaaaaccgtcggcagaaaaaacaaaggcatgtgagcctccccagctggccatgcgatcgcatggccttgaagggtaaagctcatgcgatcgcatgagccacttttccagcccacatgcctataaaattcgcagcttggtgaacatcaaaacacatctttttcttctcctcattcaacgtataatatttatatttatattataattttaatttataataataagggtgtgttagcgaatgttgtaagggtgtaagtcgaaattctgtccgtgtaacgctacgcaatttttaatcattgtaagttatgttcaacctttttaatttaatgtctcgtagctaagttattattatgcttatttaatccgaagtaatcatgatgttgggctaaaaatattaaaattgggtaattgggctttgtaccataattggggtttggacaaaagaacgacacttgtggaaattagactatgggctattaatgggctttatatttgtttaactaaatgataatttgttaatgttaatataaagatttacaattgggcgtccctataaataaccatttacactcgatcggacacgatgggcggggtatttatatgtacgaataattgttcatttaaccggacacgggaatggattaatagccactagaattattaaaacatgggtgaaattatgtacaaggaaacttggcataattgataacaaagtattaaaaccttgggttacactcagtcgacatcctggtgtaattattaaacaaagtattaaaatcttgttacagtttaagtccccaattagttggaatatttaacttcgggtataaggataatttgacgaggacactcgcactttatatttatgactgatggactgttatggacaaaaaccagacggacatattaaataatccaggacaaaggacaattaacccatgggcataaaactaaaatcaacacgtcaaacatcatgattacggaagtttaaataagcataattcttttatttcatatttaatttccattattttatatttaattgcacttctaattatcgcacttttattttttgttattgtatttaattgcacttttaattatcgtactttttaattatcgcaagtttattttatcgcacttttacttatcgcaatttcattatcgttatttactttacgctttaaattaagtcttttatttatttaatattttacatttggttttaactgcgactaaagttttaaaatcgacaaaccggtcattaaacggtaaaaacccccctttaaaataataatattacttatatatatattcgtatttttataaattaaactaatatagcgttaagctttgattaaaagattccctgtggaacgaaccggacttactaaaaactacactactgtacgattaggtacactgcctataagtgttatagcaaggtttacgtatatccattcaataaataaataaatatcttgtgtaaaattgtatcgtatttaatagtatttcctactaaaatttaatagtattttataccccttagctttaactatcaagtatttttggtgccgctgccggggaacgccgaagcgaaacgccacacatataaaaaaaaatacgcttttgtaaaaatacgttttaaatattcgaaaatataaaaagaaaacaaaaatataaatatttttaagagtttgttaaatatttaagttctataaaagtttctttatctttattttataaaaatataagttttatttaatttatataaatatattacataaatatataaaacagaaaattcaaaacagaaaaaaaaaatataaaaacactcgggcctgctactgtagcagcccgtaacctggcccaaaacctcagctcatgcgatcgcataagcctaaggcataaactcatgcgatcgcatgagagtgtctgacacgccaactgcaaccctaaaactgcatttattacggtgtattattattattatttaataaaccctaattaggttttaatattttattatttagtttaattttagtttttaatttattttatatttagttaaattagtttaattaagttgtaaaattaatagttttataaaataaataatataaaaataatatttttataaaaattgtaatttttacaacttttagtatatttttatattttgtccctttttaattgttttagcgtaacttttgtatttttcgctcgtatttagttttaagacatagtttttgccatagttatttttatttctagatttttaggctctgccgtaaaatcccttaagtgctttttctttagactaagatttaagtgctttagaattctgcgacgcctttttaagttttagtacctttttaagatattgccatttgggatatagtttttcctgtaagctttaatatttttagacaccttttacctatgtatcaattatcattccaattagtaatctcaatttgcgattataattttaagttagtgatagtaataaggctgggttagtcgagttttttttttaagttttatagtcatttttttctttcttatttttcgacgccttttatttttcgatctttactttttcgacctttttcgatgcgctctttttctttcttatttctcgccattctagttttaggacatagatttttattctacttcttatctaaatttattaaaattacgaaaatttattttaagtggttaaattgatagacatcaaaattttctggttcgtagtaatagttggatttgtacgtggaccgggttattggagccaaacagtcctcaattatattgagaccaaacgaatcctgcccctctgctgcatcttttggctattcgaaacgtgggcaaaatcagaaaagtctattaattggataacttatataattttttctttccttttaaaaactaataggatattcagtgaatgcaccgagcaagacgttcaccaccttttgtacgttcaccacctgtaactcgatcaagacatctagcaaatattaccgccgttgat from Rutidosis leptorrhynchoides isolate AG116_Rl617_1_P2 chromosome 9, CSIRO_AGI_Rlap_v1, whole genome shotgun sequence harbors:
- the LOC139867998 gene encoding uncharacterized protein, producing MQWDRCNSVVLAWILNSISEELFSGQVFSQLAKTVWDKLKETYDQIDGSITFNLYQSVNTVSQNGSPISDYYHKLNALWKQLDALVKLPSCTCTANAEFKKHNDLIKLMQFLMGLDDYYVNIWSNILMQDPLPNVQTAFSIVSREESHKKISKVNYVRKTPNSSFLVSKTFDNTKRFC